A region from the Trachemys scripta elegans isolate TJP31775 chromosome 22, CAS_Tse_1.0, whole genome shotgun sequence genome encodes:
- the FSD1 gene encoding fibronectin type III and SPRY domain-containing protein 1, with amino-acid sequence MPVHLRTEGGSASSQAGGIGGCFPTSFVDAGGEGPGRPAPGQRALEPPGGRSLHAPAPIAQGRAGHGALKMGDQKDALRKIITTLAVKNEEIQNFIYALKQMLQNVEANSTKVQEDLEGEFQSLYSLLDELKEGMLMKIKQDRASRTYELQNQLAACTKALESSEELLETANQTLEGAENHDFNQAAKQIKDSVTMAPAFRLSLKAKVSDNMSHLMVDFTQERRMLQSLKFLPVPSAPEIDMAESLVADNCVTLVWRMPDEDSKIDHYVLEYRKTNFEGPPRVKEDQPWMVIEGIKQTEYTLTGLKFDMKYMNFRVKACNKAVAGEFSEPVTLETRAFMFRLDASTCHQNLKVEELSVEWDAMGGKVQDIKAREKDGKGRTASPVNSPARCLQSPKRMPSARGGRDRFTAESYTVLGDTLIDWGDHYWEVRYDRDSKAFGVGVAYRTLGKFDQLGKTSSSWCVHLNNWLQVSFTAKHNNKAKVLDVPVPDCIGVYCNFHEGFLSFYNARTKQLLHTFKAKFTQPVLPAFMVWCGSFHVYSGLQVPSAVKCLQKRNSATSSSNASLT; translated from the exons ATGCCCGTGCACCTGCGCACTGAGGGGGGCAGTGCAAGTTCCCAGGCTGGGGGCATTGGCGGCTGCTTTCCCACCAGCTTTGTGGATGCCGGAGGGGAAGGGCCGGGCCGTCCAGCACCCGGGCAAAGAGCCCTCGAGCCCCCGGGCGGCCGCTCTCTCCATGCCCCTGCACCCATCGCCCAGGGCCGAGCTGGGCACGGAGCTCTGAAGATGGGGGACCAGAag GATGCCCTACGGAAGATCATCACCACGCTGGCCGTGAAGAACGAGGAGATCCAGAACTTCATCTATGCCCTCAAGCAGATGCTTCAGAACGTGGAG GCGAACTCCACCAAGGTGCAGGAGGACCTGGAGGGGGAGTTCCAGTCCCTCTACTCCCTGCTGGACGAGCTGAAGGAAGGCATGCTTatgaagatcaagcaggaccGGGCCAGCCGCACCTACGAGCTGCAG AACCAGCTGGCTGCCTGCACCAAGGCGCTGGAGAGCTCCGAGGAGCTGCTGGAGACGGCCAACCAGACGCTGGAAGGGGCCGAGAACCACGACTTCAACCAG GCTGCCAAGCAGATCAAGGATAG cGTGACCATGGCCCCCGCCTTCCGGCTCTCGCTCAAGGCCAAGGTGAGCGACAACATGAGCCACCTGATGGTGGATTTCACCCAGGAGCGCCGCATGCTGCAGTCCCTGAAATTCCTCCCAG TTCCCAGCGCCCCGGAGATCGACATGGCCGAGTCACTGGTGGCCGATAACTGCGTGACGCTGGTCTGGAGGATGCCCGACGAGGACAGCAAGATCGACCACTACGTCTTGGAGTACCGCAAGACCAACTTCGAGGGGCCCCCGCGGGTGAAGGAGGACCAGCCCTGGATGGTGATCGAGGGCATCAAGCAGACCGAGTACACCCTAACTG GCCTCAAGTTCGACATGAAGTACATGAATTTCCGCGTCAAGGCCTGTAACAAGGCTGTGGCGGGCGAGTTCTCCGAGCCGGTCACCTTGGAAACCAGAG CGTTCATGTTCCGCTTGGACGCCAGCACCTGTCACCAGAACCTGAAGGTGGAGGAGCTGAGCGTGGAGTGGGACGCCATGGGGGGCAAGGTGCAGGACATCAAGGCCCGGGAGAAGGACGGGAAGGGCAGGACGGCGTCCCCGGTGAACTCCCCCGCCAG GTGCCTGCAGTCTCCGAAGAGGATGCCCTCGGCCCGCGGGGGCAGGGACCGCTTCACGGCCGAGTCCTACACAGTGCtgg GCGACACGCTGATTGACTGGGGAGACCACTACTGGGAGGTGAGGTACGACCGGGACAGCAAGGCCTTCGGCGTGGGCGTGGCCTACAGGACCCTGGGCAAGTTCGACCAGCTGGGCAAGACCTCGTCCTCCTGGTGCGTCCACCTCAACAACTGGCTGCAGGTCAGCTTCACCGCCAAGCATAACAACAAGGCCAAGGTCCTGGACGTGCCCGTGCCCGACTGCATCGGCGTCTACTGCAACTTCCACGAAG GTTTCCTGTCCTTCTACAACGCTCGAACCAAGCAGCTGCTCCATACATTCAAGGCCAAATTCACCCAGCCCGTGCTTCCTGCCTTCATG GTTTGGTGCGGCAGCTTCCACGTCTATTCTGGACTGCAGGTCCCCAGCGCTGTCAAATGCCTCCAGAAGCGAAACAGCGCCACCAGCAGCTCCAACGCCAGCCTGACTTAG